A genomic region of Bubalus kerabau isolate K-KA32 ecotype Philippines breed swamp buffalo chromosome 10, PCC_UOA_SB_1v2, whole genome shotgun sequence contains the following coding sequences:
- the LOC129620995 gene encoding POU domain, class 5, transcription factor 1 — MAGHLASDFAFSPPPGGGGDGPGGPEPGWVDPRTWMSFQGPPGGSGIGPGVVPGAEVWGLPSCPPPYDLCGGMAYCAPQVGVGPVPPGGLETPQPEGEAGAGVESNSEGASPDPCAAPAGAAKLDKEKLEPNPEESQDIKALQKDLEQFAKLLKQKRITLGYTQADVGLTLGVLFGKVFSQTTICRFEALQLSFKNMCKLRPLLQKWVEEADNNENLQEICKAETLVQARKRKRTSIENRVRGNLESMFLQCPKPTLQQISHIAQQLGLEKDVVRVWFCNRRQKGKRSSSDYSQREDFEATGSPFAGGPVSFPLAPGPHFGTPGYGGPHFTTLYSSVPFPEGETFPSVSVTALGSPMHSN, encoded by the coding sequence ATGGCGGGACACCTCGCTTCTGACTTCGCCTTCTCGCCCCCGCCGGGCGGTGGAGGCGATGGGCCGGGAGGGCCAGAGCCGGGCTGGGTTGATCCTCGGACCTGGATGAGCTTCCAAGGGCCTCCCGGTGGGTCGGGGATCGGGCCGGGGGTTGTGCCCGGCGCCGAGGtgtgggggcttccctcgtgCCCCCCGCCCTATGACTTGTGTGGAGGGATGGCCTACTGTGCGCCGCAGGTTGGAGTGGGGCCAGTGCCCCCAGGCGGCCTGGAGACCCCTCAGCCCGAGGGCGAGGCGGGAGCCGGGGTGGAGAGCAACTCCGAGGGGGCCTCCCCGGACCCCTGCGCCGCACCCGCAGGCGCCGCGAAGCTGGACAAGGAGAAGCTGGAGCCGAACCCTGAGGAGTCCCAGGACATCAAAGCTCTTCAGAAAGACCTTGAACAATTTGCCAAGCTCCTAAAGCAGAAGAGGATCACCCTAGGATATACCCAGGCCGATGTGGGGCTTACCCTGGGGGTTCTCTTTGGAAAGGTGTTCAGCCAAACGACTATCTGCCGTTTTGAGGCTTTGCAGCTCAGTTTCAAGAACATGTGTAAGCTGCGGCCCCTGCTGCAGAAGTGGGTGGAGGAAGCTGACAACAACGAGAATCTGCAGGAGATATGCAAGGCAGAGACCCTTGTGCAGGCCCGAAAGAGAAAGCGGACGAGTATCGAGAACCGAGTGAGAGGCAACCTGGAGAGCATGTTCCTGCAGTGCCCGAAGCCCACCCTGCAGCAAATTAGTCACATCGCCCAGCAGCTCGGGCTGGAGAAGGACGTGGTCCGAGTGTGGTTCTGCAACCGTCGCCAGAAGGGCAAACGATCAAGCAGTGACTACTCCCAACGCGAGGATTTTGAGGCTACTGGGTCTCCTTTCGCAGGGGGACCCGTATCCTTTCCTCTGGCGCCAGGGCCCCATTTTGGTACCCCAGGCTACGGGGGCCCTCACTTCACTACGCTGTACTCTTCGGTCCCATTCCCTGAGGGTGAGACCTTTCCCTCGGTGTCTGTCACCGCTCTGGGCTCTCCTATGCATTCAAACTGA